In the Parasteatoda tepidariorum isolate YZ-2023 chromosome 3, CAS_Ptep_4.0, whole genome shotgun sequence genome, one interval contains:
- the LOC107446056 gene encoding V-type proton ATPase 116 kDa subunit a 1 isoform X1 → MGSLFRSEEMTLCQLFLQSEAAYACVSELGELGLVQFRDLNPDVNAFQRKFVNEVRRCDEMERKLRFLEKEIKKDSIAMMSFGDNPEAPQPREMIDLEATFEKLENELREVNTNAEALKKTYLELTELKHILRKTQQFFDEAEFHHVQMHDPSMQEENVTLLGEEGLRSGGQALKLGFVAGVILRERLPAFERMLWRVCHGNVFLRQADIDTPLEDPVTGDQVYKSVFIIFFQGDQLKTRVKKICEGFRATLYPCPETPADRREMSIGVMTRIEDLNTVLGQTQDHRYRVLVAAAKNIKSWFVKVRKIKAIYHTLNLFNLDVTQKCLIAECWCALSDLDKIQMALCRGTEICGGSVPSILHRMQTAEIPPTFNRTNKFSQGFQNIVDAYGVANYREVNPALFTIITFPFLFAVMFGDAGHGLLMTLFAAWMVLKEKGLAAERTDNEIWLTFFNGRYIILLMGSFSIYTGLMYNDIFSKSFNLFGSSWFPTERFGTKSLPKLYQLNATDYEGTPYPFGVDPVWQVSTNKIMFLNSYKMKVSVIFGVSQMVFGVVLGLWNHRYFNQPLNVMCEFVPQLVFLVSIFGYLVLLIFSKWVNYDATMAGCAPSLLIMLINMFLFKYPEEPCYLKNMYAGQHVIQGMLVTIALLCIPWMLLSKPYMLYKQWKNTPLYINQDPAAGDGQLGDGVIKENQLPEQNKPEEFDFGELFIHQAIHTIEYCLGSISHTASYLRLWALSLAHAQLSEVLWSMVLRLGLAGSGGFALYLTFGAWAVLTIGVLLVMEGLSAFLHALRLHWVEFQSKFYGGMGYMFVPFSFETILQGAAADD, encoded by the exons gataGCATTGCAATGATGTCTTTCGGAGATAATCCTGAAGCTCCACAGCCCAGAGAAATGATTGATCtagaa GCAACATTTGAAAAACTGGAGAATGAGTTACGAGAAGTAAATACAAATGCTGaagcattgaaaaaaacttatttagagTTAACTGagttgaaacatattttaagaaaaacacaaCAGTTTTTTGATGag GCTGAATTTCATCATGTGCAGATGCACGATCCAAGTATGCAAGAGGAAAATGTCACTCTTCTTGGGGAAGAAGGCTTAAGATCTGGTGGTCAAGCTCTCAAACTTGG ATTTGTAGCTGGAGTTATTTTGAGGGAGCGTTTGCCAGCTTTTGAGAGAATGCTATGGAGAGTTTGTCATGGCAATGTATTTCTACGCCAAGCGGACATTGATACACCTTTAGAAGACCCTGTTACC gGTGATCAGGTGTACAAATccgtttttattatattttttcaaggagatcaattaaaaacaagagttaaaaaaatatgcgaggG GTTTCGCGCAACTTTGTATCCGTGTCCAGAGACTCCAGCAGACAGACGTGAGATGTCCATTGGAGTCATGACGCGTATTGAAGATTTAAACACT GTTTTAGGTCAGACACAAGATCACCGTTATCGAGTGCTTGTTGCTGCagcaaaaaacattaaaagttggTTTGTAAAGGTCCGAAAAATCAAAGCCATTTACCACACTCTCAATCTATTTAATTTGGATGTCACACAGAAATGTCTTATTGCGGAATGCTGGTGTGCTTTGTCAGATTTAGATAAAATTCAGATGGCTTTGTGTCGGGGAACA GAAATTTGTGGTGGAAGTGTTCCTTCTATATTACATAGAATGCAGACAGCTGAAATTCCTCCTACCTTCAACCGTACTAATAAATTTAGCCAAGGATTCCAAAATATTGTTGATGCGTATGGTGTTGCCAATTATAGGGAAGTTAACCCTG CTCTTTTTACTATCATTACATTTCCTTTCTTATTTGCTGTTATGTTTGGAGACGCTGGACATGGTTTGTTAATGACTCTTTTTGCTGCTTGGATGGTTCTAAAAGAAAAAGGGTTAGCTGCTGAGAGGACTGATAATGAG atatgGTTGACATTTTTCAATGGCCGATATATTATTCTGTTGATGGgttcattttctatttatactGGGTTGAtgtataatgatatattttcaaagtCTTTCAACTTATTTGGGTCATCTTGGTTTCCGACTGAACGCTT tggcACCAAGTCTTTACCAAAACTTTATCAGTTGAATGCTACAGATTATGAAGGAACACCTTATCCATTTGGTGTTGATCCT GTATGGCAAGTTTCTAcaaataaaatcatgtttttaaattcttataagaTGAAAGTGTCTGTCATATTTGGAGTTTCCCAAATGGTTTTTGGAGTAGTTCTAGGCTTGTGGAACCATAG GTATTTCAACCAGCCGCTAAATGTTATGTGTGAGTTTGTGCCTCAGCTAGTCTTTCTAGTCTCTATTTTTGGATACTTAGTTCTTTTGATCTTCTCCAAATGGGTTAATTATGATGCAACAATGGCAGGCTGCGCTCCTAGTCTTCTGATCATGCTgattaatatgtttttgttcaaatatcCTGAAGAACCAtgctacttaaaaaatatgtatgcaggACAA catgTGATACAAGGAATGTTAGTTACAATAGCACTGTTATGTATTCCTTGGATGCTTTTATCAAAACCCTACATGCTGTACAAACAGTGGAAAAATACACCTTTATAT ATAAATCAAGATCCTGCTGCAGGTGATGGCCAATTAGGAGATGgtgttataaaagaaaatcaactcCCTGAACAAAATAAACCAGAAGAGTTTGATTTTGGAGAACTCTTCATTCACCAAGCGATTCACACAATTGAATACTGTCTTGGTTCTATATCACATACTGCATCTTATCTTCGACTCTGGGCTCTGAGTTTAGCCCATGCAC AACTATCAGAGGTGCTGTGGTCAATGGTTTTGCGTCTCGGTTTAGCTGGAAGTGGAGGCTTTGCACTTTACCTGACTTTTGGTGCATGGGCAGTTTTAACAATTGGAGTATTACTTGTAATGGAAGGATTATCTGCATTTTTGCATGCATTACGTTTGCACTG ggTGGAGTTTCAGAGCAAATTTTATGGTGGTATGGGCTACATGTTTGttccattttcttttgaaacaatTCTTCAAGGAGCAGCAGCTGATGATTAA
- the LOC107446056 gene encoding V-type proton ATPase 116 kDa subunit a 1 isoform X2 yields MGSLFRSEEMTLCQLFLQSEAAYACVSELGELGLVQFRDLNPDVNAFQRKFVNEVRRCDEMERKLRFLEKEIKKDSIAMMSFGDNPEAPQPREMIDLEATFEKLENELREVNTNAEALKKTYLELTELKHILRKTQQFFDEMHDPSMQEENVTLLGEEGLRSGGQALKLGFVAGVILRERLPAFERMLWRVCHGNVFLRQADIDTPLEDPVTGDQVYKSVFIIFFQGDQLKTRVKKICEGFRATLYPCPETPADRREMSIGVMTRIEDLNTVLGQTQDHRYRVLVAAAKNIKSWFVKVRKIKAIYHTLNLFNLDVTQKCLIAECWCALSDLDKIQMALCRGTEICGGSVPSILHRMQTAEIPPTFNRTNKFSQGFQNIVDAYGVANYREVNPALFTIITFPFLFAVMFGDAGHGLLMTLFAAWMVLKEKGLAAERTDNEIWLTFFNGRYIILLMGSFSIYTGLMYNDIFSKSFNLFGSSWFPTERFGTKSLPKLYQLNATDYEGTPYPFGVDPVWQVSTNKIMFLNSYKMKVSVIFGVSQMVFGVVLGLWNHRYFNQPLNVMCEFVPQLVFLVSIFGYLVLLIFSKWVNYDATMAGCAPSLLIMLINMFLFKYPEEPCYLKNMYAGQHVIQGMLVTIALLCIPWMLLSKPYMLYKQWKNTPLYINQDPAAGDGQLGDGVIKENQLPEQNKPEEFDFGELFIHQAIHTIEYCLGSISHTASYLRLWALSLAHAQLSEVLWSMVLRLGLAGSGGFALYLTFGAWAVLTIGVLLVMEGLSAFLHALRLHWVEFQSKFYGGMGYMFVPFSFETILQGAAADD; encoded by the exons gataGCATTGCAATGATGTCTTTCGGAGATAATCCTGAAGCTCCACAGCCCAGAGAAATGATTGATCtagaa GCAACATTTGAAAAACTGGAGAATGAGTTACGAGAAGTAAATACAAATGCTGaagcattgaaaaaaacttatttagagTTAACTGagttgaaacatattttaagaaaaacacaaCAGTTTTTTGATGag ATGCACGATCCAAGTATGCAAGAGGAAAATGTCACTCTTCTTGGGGAAGAAGGCTTAAGATCTGGTGGTCAAGCTCTCAAACTTGG ATTTGTAGCTGGAGTTATTTTGAGGGAGCGTTTGCCAGCTTTTGAGAGAATGCTATGGAGAGTTTGTCATGGCAATGTATTTCTACGCCAAGCGGACATTGATACACCTTTAGAAGACCCTGTTACC gGTGATCAGGTGTACAAATccgtttttattatattttttcaaggagatcaattaaaaacaagagttaaaaaaatatgcgaggG GTTTCGCGCAACTTTGTATCCGTGTCCAGAGACTCCAGCAGACAGACGTGAGATGTCCATTGGAGTCATGACGCGTATTGAAGATTTAAACACT GTTTTAGGTCAGACACAAGATCACCGTTATCGAGTGCTTGTTGCTGCagcaaaaaacattaaaagttggTTTGTAAAGGTCCGAAAAATCAAAGCCATTTACCACACTCTCAATCTATTTAATTTGGATGTCACACAGAAATGTCTTATTGCGGAATGCTGGTGTGCTTTGTCAGATTTAGATAAAATTCAGATGGCTTTGTGTCGGGGAACA GAAATTTGTGGTGGAAGTGTTCCTTCTATATTACATAGAATGCAGACAGCTGAAATTCCTCCTACCTTCAACCGTACTAATAAATTTAGCCAAGGATTCCAAAATATTGTTGATGCGTATGGTGTTGCCAATTATAGGGAAGTTAACCCTG CTCTTTTTACTATCATTACATTTCCTTTCTTATTTGCTGTTATGTTTGGAGACGCTGGACATGGTTTGTTAATGACTCTTTTTGCTGCTTGGATGGTTCTAAAAGAAAAAGGGTTAGCTGCTGAGAGGACTGATAATGAG atatgGTTGACATTTTTCAATGGCCGATATATTATTCTGTTGATGGgttcattttctatttatactGGGTTGAtgtataatgatatattttcaaagtCTTTCAACTTATTTGGGTCATCTTGGTTTCCGACTGAACGCTT tggcACCAAGTCTTTACCAAAACTTTATCAGTTGAATGCTACAGATTATGAAGGAACACCTTATCCATTTGGTGTTGATCCT GTATGGCAAGTTTCTAcaaataaaatcatgtttttaaattcttataagaTGAAAGTGTCTGTCATATTTGGAGTTTCCCAAATGGTTTTTGGAGTAGTTCTAGGCTTGTGGAACCATAG GTATTTCAACCAGCCGCTAAATGTTATGTGTGAGTTTGTGCCTCAGCTAGTCTTTCTAGTCTCTATTTTTGGATACTTAGTTCTTTTGATCTTCTCCAAATGGGTTAATTATGATGCAACAATGGCAGGCTGCGCTCCTAGTCTTCTGATCATGCTgattaatatgtttttgttcaaatatcCTGAAGAACCAtgctacttaaaaaatatgtatgcaggACAA catgTGATACAAGGAATGTTAGTTACAATAGCACTGTTATGTATTCCTTGGATGCTTTTATCAAAACCCTACATGCTGTACAAACAGTGGAAAAATACACCTTTATAT ATAAATCAAGATCCTGCTGCAGGTGATGGCCAATTAGGAGATGgtgttataaaagaaaatcaactcCCTGAACAAAATAAACCAGAAGAGTTTGATTTTGGAGAACTCTTCATTCACCAAGCGATTCACACAATTGAATACTGTCTTGGTTCTATATCACATACTGCATCTTATCTTCGACTCTGGGCTCTGAGTTTAGCCCATGCAC AACTATCAGAGGTGCTGTGGTCAATGGTTTTGCGTCTCGGTTTAGCTGGAAGTGGAGGCTTTGCACTTTACCTGACTTTTGGTGCATGGGCAGTTTTAACAATTGGAGTATTACTTGTAATGGAAGGATTATCTGCATTTTTGCATGCATTACGTTTGCACTG ggTGGAGTTTCAGAGCAAATTTTATGGTGGTATGGGCTACATGTTTGttccattttcttttgaaacaatTCTTCAAGGAGCAGCAGCTGATGATTAA
- the LOC107446054 gene encoding glutathione S-transferase 1-like isoform X2, with product MPPAITMYNFPMSPPCRAVRMTAKILAIDLKLVDLDLFNKEHKKQWFVNINPNCLVPTIDDKGFYLGESIAIMRYLIDQYAPDHALYPKDIKKRAIIDWLLDFNIATLFKALASYLEDVMFRGQTPKPERMDEFNQKVAILEEFLTRSPYVAGDHMTIADLSVITSLDFAEIVSNSVPLH from the exons ATGCCTCCCGCTATAACCATGTACAACTTTCCCATGAGCCCTCCTTGCAGAGCAGTGCGTATGACAGCGAAAATACTTGCCATAGATTTGAAACTTGTAGACTTGGATCTCTTTAATAAGGAGCACAAGAAACAATGGTTCGTAAAT ataaATCCCAACTGCTTAGTTCCTACGATTGACGACAAAGGATTTTATTTAGGAGAGAG CATTGCAATCATGCGCTACTTGATTGACCAATACGCACCGGACCATGCTTTATATCCAAAAGATATTAAGAAGAGAGCTATCATTGATTGGCTGCTTGATTTTAACATAGCAACCCTGTTTAAGGCCTTGGCTAGTTATTTG gaAGATGTAATGTTCAGAGGCCAGACTCCAAAACCTGAAAGAATGGACGAGTTCAATCAGAAAGTGGCTATACTGGAGGAATTTTTGACTCGTTCCCCATACGTTGCAGGTGACCACATGACAATCGCTGACCTATCAGTCATCACAAGCCTGGACTTCGCAGAGATTGTGAGTAATTCTGTCCCACTTCACTGA
- the LOC107446054 gene encoding glutathione S-transferase 1-like isoform X1, with protein MPPAITMYNFPMSPPCRAVRMTAKILAIDLKLVDLDLFNKEHKKQWFVNINPNCLVPTIDDKGFYLGESIAIMRYLIDQYAPDHALYPKDIKKRAIIDWLLDFNIATLFKALASYLEDVMFRGQTPKPERMDEFNQKVAILEEFLTRSPYVAGDHMTIADLSVITSLDFAEIVMDHSYSDFPKVEAWMNKLKKEIPDYKEINVKALKNIKENHNYKKN; from the exons ATGCCTCCCGCTATAACCATGTACAACTTTCCCATGAGCCCTCCTTGCAGAGCAGTGCGTATGACAGCGAAAATACTTGCCATAGATTTGAAACTTGTAGACTTGGATCTCTTTAATAAGGAGCACAAGAAACAATGGTTCGTAAAT ataaATCCCAACTGCTTAGTTCCTACGATTGACGACAAAGGATTTTATTTAGGAGAGAG CATTGCAATCATGCGCTACTTGATTGACCAATACGCACCGGACCATGCTTTATATCCAAAAGATATTAAGAAGAGAGCTATCATTGATTGGCTGCTTGATTTTAACATAGCAACCCTGTTTAAGGCCTTGGCTAGTTATTTG gaAGATGTAATGTTCAGAGGCCAGACTCCAAAACCTGAAAGAATGGACGAGTTCAATCAGAAAGTGGCTATACTGGAGGAATTTTTGACTCGTTCCCCATACGTTGCAGGTGACCACATGACAATCGCTGACCTATCAGTCATCACAAGCCTGGACTTCGCAGAGATT GTTATGGACCACAGTTATTCTGATTTTCCGAAAGTCGAAGCTTGGATGAATAAGTTGAAGAAAGAAATTCCTGATTACAAAGAAATAAACGTAAAGGCACTAAAGAACATAAAAGAAAAccacaattacaaaaaaaattga